In one window of Euzebya rosea DNA:
- the pgm gene encoding phosphoglucomutase (alpha-D-glucose-1,6-bisphosphate-dependent): MTHERAGQPARSEDLVDVPHLVTAYYAGVPDPDEVEQQVAFGTSGHRGTSLTTSFNEAHILATTQAICEYRREQGIDGPLFIGRDTHALSEPAWTTALEVLAGNDVTVMVDAADRYTPTPAVSHAILRANASRGTHQGQADGIVVTPSHNPPSDGGFKYNPPHGGPADTDATSVIAARANQIVRAGLGEVRRIPFARARAAAHAYDFMGAYVDDLPAVLDMDAVREAGVRIGADPLGGASVDYWGAIAERHGLELTVVNPLVDPTWRFMTLDWDGRIRMDCSSPSAMASLVAQKDRYDVATGNDADADRHGIVTPDAGLMNPNHFLAVAIQHLFGGARPGWPESARIGKTLVSSSMIDRVAADLGRPMVEVPVGFKWFVPGLIDASFGFGGEESAGASFLRMDGTTWATDKDGIILCLLAAEIIAATGRTPSEHYADLVAAHGEPAYARIDAPATREQKAALKGLSPDAVSATTLAGETITAKLTEAPGNGAAIGGLKVTTESAWFAARPSGTEDVYKIYAESFRGPDHLAEVQAAAKDVVSAAIG, from the coding sequence ATGACGCACGAACGCGCAGGACAGCCCGCCCGGTCCGAGGACCTCGTCGACGTCCCCCACCTGGTCACCGCGTACTACGCCGGTGTGCCCGACCCCGACGAGGTCGAGCAGCAGGTGGCGTTCGGCACCAGCGGGCACCGTGGGACGTCGCTGACGACCTCCTTCAACGAGGCGCACATCCTGGCCACCACCCAGGCGATCTGTGAGTACCGCCGCGAGCAGGGCATCGACGGGCCCCTGTTCATCGGACGGGACACCCATGCGCTCAGCGAGCCGGCCTGGACGACGGCGCTGGAGGTGCTGGCCGGCAACGACGTGACGGTCATGGTCGACGCGGCCGACCGCTACACGCCGACGCCGGCGGTGTCCCACGCGATCCTGCGGGCCAACGCCTCGCGGGGGACCCATCAGGGTCAGGCGGACGGGATCGTCGTCACGCCGTCCCACAACCCGCCAAGCGACGGCGGCTTCAAGTACAACCCGCCGCACGGGGGGCCTGCCGACACCGACGCGACATCGGTCATCGCCGCCCGGGCCAACCAGATCGTGCGTGCCGGGTTGGGGGAGGTCAGGCGCATCCCGTTCGCGAGGGCCCGCGCGGCGGCGCACGCCTACGACTTCATGGGCGCCTACGTCGACGACCTGCCTGCCGTCCTCGACATGGACGCGGTCCGCGAGGCCGGGGTGAGGATCGGCGCCGATCCGCTCGGCGGGGCGTCGGTGGACTACTGGGGGGCGATCGCCGAGCGGCACGGCCTGGAGCTGACGGTGGTCAACCCGCTGGTGGATCCCACGTGGCGCTTCATGACCCTCGACTGGGACGGCAGGATCCGGATGGACTGCTCCTCGCCCTCGGCGATGGCCAGCCTGGTGGCCCAGAAGGACCGCTACGACGTGGCCACGGGCAACGACGCCGATGCCGACCGGCACGGGATAGTCACCCCCGACGCCGGGCTGATGAACCCCAACCACTTCCTCGCCGTGGCGATCCAGCACCTCTTCGGCGGCGCCCGTCCGGGCTGGCCCGAGTCGGCCCGGATCGGCAAGACGCTGGTGTCGTCCTCGATGATCGACCGGGTGGCCGCCGACCTCGGCCGGCCCATGGTCGAGGTGCCCGTCGGATTCAAGTGGTTCGTGCCCGGCCTCATCGACGCCTCGTTCGGTTTCGGGGGAGAGGAGTCGGCCGGCGCGTCGTTCCTGCGCATGGACGGCACGACGTGGGCGACCGACAAGGACGGGATCATCCTCTGCCTGCTGGCCGCGGAGATCATCGCCGCGACGGGACGGACGCCCAGCGAGCACTACGCCGACCTGGTCGCTGCCCACGGCGAACCGGCCTACGCCCGCATCGACGCACCGGCAACCCGCGAGCAGAAGGCGGCGCTGAAGGGCCTGTCACCCGACGCCGTGTCGGCGACGACGCTGGCGGGCGAGACGATCACCGCCAAGCTGACCGAGGCCCCCGGCAACGGCGCGGCCATCGGCGGGCTCAAGGTCACCACCGAGTCGGCATGGTTCGCGGCACGGCCGTCGGGCACCGAGGACGTCTACAAGATCTACGCCGAGTCCTTCCGCGGCCCGGACCACCTGGCGGAGGTCCAGGCAGCCGCGAAGGACGTCGTGTCCGCGGCCATCGGCTGA
- a CDS encoding squalene cyclase, producing the protein MDDTVGWLLDSDPALRWQVERDLLHAPDDVWQATRAKVATEGFGARLLALQDPDGQWAGGAYFPADFDFEGPEATDDAGQPWTATTWSLTALREWGLDASVLAGTVELLDANSRWEYDDLPYWGGEVDCCINALVLANGAWLGADVAAMLEWFDEHRMDDGGWNCGWVDGSVRSSVHSTLNTLKGLVAYEAITGRSTKDLRQPGEDYLLDRGLYRRLTTGEPVGPWALALVHPARWIHNVLSAAECVREASLLDGTPPDPRIADAIARIREQRQPDGTWLQARRHPGRVWFEVDVPAGEPSRWLTMSAMRVLDWWDGR; encoded by the coding sequence ATGGACGACACGGTGGGGTGGCTGCTGGACTCCGATCCTGCGTTGCGCTGGCAGGTCGAACGCGACCTGCTGCACGCCCCGGACGACGTGTGGCAGGCGACTCGTGCCAAGGTGGCGACCGAGGGGTTCGGCGCCCGGTTGCTGGCGCTGCAGGATCCCGACGGCCAGTGGGCCGGTGGGGCGTACTTCCCCGCCGACTTCGACTTCGAGGGCCCCGAGGCCACCGACGACGCCGGGCAACCGTGGACCGCGACCACCTGGAGCCTCACCGCGCTGCGCGAGTGGGGACTCGACGCGTCGGTCCTGGCCGGTACCGTCGAGCTGCTCGACGCCAACAGCCGCTGGGAGTACGACGACCTGCCCTACTGGGGCGGCGAGGTCGACTGCTGCATCAACGCCCTGGTGCTCGCCAACGGGGCATGGCTCGGTGCGGACGTAGCGGCGATGCTGGAGTGGTTCGACGAGCACCGGATGGACGACGGGGGCTGGAACTGCGGCTGGGTGGACGGATCGGTGCGGTCCTCCGTCCACTCGACCCTGAACACCCTGAAGGGCCTCGTGGCGTACGAGGCCATCACGGGTCGATCCACCAAGGACCTCCGGCAGCCCGGAGAGGACTACCTCCTCGACCGCGGCCTCTACCGACGCCTGACGACCGGTGAGCCCGTCGGCCCGTGGGCGCTGGCCCTCGTGCATCCCGCCCGCTGGATCCACAACGTGCTGAGCGCCGCGGAGTGCGTCCGTGAGGCGTCGTTGCTCGACGGCACACCGCCCGACCCCCGCATCGCCGACGCCATCGCCCGCATCCGCGAGCAGCGTCAACCCGACGGCACCTGGCTGCAGGCCCGGCGGCATCCCGGTCGGGTGTGGTTCGAGGTCGACGTGCCGGCCGGTGAACCCTCCAGATGGCTCACCATGTCCGCCATGCGCGTGCTCGACTGGTGGGACGGCCGATGA
- a CDS encoding Crp/Fnr family transcriptional regulator yields MEELTRRHAMWIARAMARTDGSPLTANDIVALEEACVPRRVEAGEVLIASGDVVDEVHIVRDGAVHLTVRNPTLGRQTIGLVEPGGVIGDVAVFLGHTMPFDAIADSDTTVLTITRERLLQLLAGSPSLSLRWITSVSKRHDEIQRRLVTLLTKDLSAQIATLLMDHRVEEDGAWMVKMPHQTIAHLLGARRQSVSRVLGQMRRAGLVRSRYGAVEILDLNGVAEAAGLDDLDIEIGLPD; encoded by the coding sequence ATGGAAGAACTGACGCGCCGGCACGCGATGTGGATCGCACGGGCCATGGCCCGCACCGACGGCAGTCCGCTGACGGCCAACGACATCGTCGCGCTCGAGGAGGCCTGTGTCCCCCGCCGTGTCGAGGCCGGCGAGGTGCTGATCGCCAGCGGCGACGTCGTCGACGAGGTCCACATCGTCCGCGACGGGGCGGTGCACCTGACCGTGCGCAACCCCACGCTGGGCCGCCAGACCATCGGCCTGGTCGAGCCGGGCGGCGTCATCGGTGACGTCGCGGTGTTCCTCGGCCACACGATGCCCTTCGACGCCATCGCCGACAGCGACACCACGGTGCTGACGATCACCCGCGAACGGCTGCTGCAGCTCCTCGCCGGGTCCCCCTCGTTGTCCCTGCGCTGGATCACCTCGGTGTCCAAGCGCCACGACGAGATCCAGCGCCGTCTGGTCACGCTGCTGACCAAGGACCTGTCCGCCCAGATCGCCACGCTGCTCATGGATCACCGGGTCGAGGAGGACGGCGCCTGGATGGTCAAGATGCCGCACCAGACCATCGCCCACCTGCTCGGCGCCCGGCGCCAGTCCGTCAGCCGGGTCCTCGGCCAGATGCGGCGGGCCGGCCTGGTCCGCTCCCGCTACGGCGCCGTGGAGATCCTCGACCTCAACGGGGTTGCCGAGGCCGCCGGCCTGGACGACCTCGACATCGAGATCGGCCTCCCCGACTAG
- a CDS encoding HNH endonuclease, with translation MAWLSELTEVGLIETFACVESDCYGRAIGRSYGEFRCDKHASREKYRRRRERERANGGMADARAIQSRFDYYGGKCYICRNDADTMDHVKPVSKGGTLWPANLRPACRRCNSRKDCHWGPVVPLDRIPLLEPLRDLWGGFVVPLHVQSGLTVFVDEVDAEQLPTYGWRIRQTKHGSLIYTVDRSTRKWIKLVEVVAGAPLAQVSFADGDTTNYRRHNLEVVA, from the coding sequence ATGGCATGGTTGTCCGAACTTACCGAAGTGGGACTGATTGAGACCTTCGCGTGCGTAGAGTCTGACTGTTACGGCCGCGCCATCGGAAGAAGTTACGGGGAGTTCCGCTGCGATAAACACGCCTCGCGCGAGAAGTATCGTCGCCGACGGGAACGGGAACGTGCGAACGGTGGCATGGCCGATGCTAGGGCTATCCAATCCCGCTTCGATTATTACGGGGGAAAGTGCTACATCTGCAGGAACGACGCCGACACCATGGACCACGTCAAACCGGTCAGCAAAGGTGGGACGCTGTGGCCGGCAAACCTTCGGCCAGCCTGCCGGAGGTGCAATAGCAGAAAGGACTGCCACTGGGGACCAGTAGTACCGCTAGACCGCATACCCCTATTGGAACCACTCCGCGACCTATGGGGCGGCTTCGTCGTGCCACTTCACGTTCAATCCGGTCTGACTGTATTCGTGGATGAAGTCGATGCCGAGCAACTACCCACCTACGGATGGCGGATTCGTCAGACCAAACACGGGTCGCTGATCTACACCGTCGACCGCTCAACGCGAAAGTGGATCAAACTAGTTGAAGTTGTCGCAGGCGCGCCACTGGCCCAGGTCAGCTTTGCGGACGGAGATACGACGAACTATAGACGGCACAACCTTGAAGTTGTGGCCTAA
- a CDS encoding cell wall-binding repeat-containing protein, which produces MSKTSIALLAALLVVGGASVVAAGQSFEQAGTPDCVTDPDDQDDPRAEVRRYCAVMDASGGPSFGIDVEQATDPGSDPVWIEGQAYWSVDIFTDSDSEADYRFRYDVEGGLIQAEIVDLTEYTSCSGTGSLEGNQYRAVGFAAGCVGNAPSFRSGTTSFAYIGDGAFDIDTTGAVLSERGSSLPTPLSGGPVPTPPPPASPPPPPAAQVDPVFRLEGPTRIDTAVDISQYQFPDGASEVYLSRQDVFADSISSGSLTRGPILLVPSCGQVPQPVLDEVRRLDPDRVGALGGAAAVCDQVLTDVAAAAGL; this is translated from the coding sequence ATGAGCAAGACATCAATCGCGCTGCTCGCCGCACTACTTGTTGTCGGGGGCGCGTCCGTCGTCGCCGCAGGCCAGTCGTTCGAGCAGGCCGGTACACCCGACTGCGTGACAGACCCGGACGACCAAGACGATCCGCGGGCTGAAGTTCGCAGGTACTGCGCTGTGATGGACGCCTCAGGCGGCCCAAGCTTCGGTATCGATGTCGAGCAGGCCACCGACCCCGGCAGCGATCCGGTGTGGATCGAAGGGCAGGCGTACTGGTCGGTCGACATCTTCACCGACAGCGACTCGGAGGCCGACTACCGCTTCCGGTATGACGTTGAGGGCGGCTTGATCCAGGCCGAGATCGTCGATCTCACCGAGTACACAAGTTGCTCCGGGACAGGCAGCCTAGAAGGCAACCAGTACCGCGCCGTCGGGTTCGCCGCCGGCTGCGTCGGCAACGCCCCATCGTTTCGATCAGGCACCACATCCTTCGCCTACATCGGCGACGGTGCCTTTGACATTGACACGACGGGGGCAGTGCTGTCAGAGCGCGGCAGCAGCCTCCCTACCCCTCTCTCCGGCGGACCCGTGCCGACACCACCGCCTCCGGCATCTCCACCGCCTCCCCCGGCTGCCCAGGTGGATCCCGTGTTCCGTCTCGAAGGACCTACGCGCATCGACACCGCCGTCGACATCTCGCAGTACCAGTTCCCCGACGGGGCCAGCGAGGTGTATCTGTCGCGCCAGGACGTGTTCGCCGACTCCATCTCCTCCGGGTCGCTGACCCGTGGACCGATCCTGCTGGTGCCATCGTGCGGTCAGGTGCCTCAACCAGTACTGGACGAGGTTCGTCGTCTGGATCCTGACCGTGTCGGTGCCTTGGGCGGCGCCGCTGCTGTGTGCGACCAAGTCCTCACCGACGTCGCAGCGGCGGCCGGCCTATAG
- the mobF gene encoding MobF family relaxase gives MSAGDGYRYLTASVAVADGPRDRSLPLAEYYAQTGTPPGRWLGAGLAALGLEPGDEVTEDQMARLLGAGRDPVTGDALGQAFPQYKSPAERVGARVASLDGGLGTEQRASAVQRIEQEEASRPTRRAVAGFDLTFSAPKSVSVWWALAPPEVRERIVAAHHAAIGDVVELMEREVAATRAGRAGVVQLDVDGLIATAFDHYDSRTGDPQLHTHVVIANKVCTTSDGKWRSLDSRPVHHALVALSERYNAALADRLSADLGVQWEGRTRGADRNPAWEIAGVPDELVKTFSSRSRSIDTATDRLVADFRATHGVGPTPATVIKLRQQATLATRPGKTQHSLAELTSRWADRARSLLGFDPAWLCPPTGSPEVIEELPAEAVEGYALVVLDHVSEKRSTWTRWNLHAEATRQTMHLRFATPHARNHAIEQLVEAAERASLRVTPPETAVPAELQRPDGTGRLRPKHATRYTSHALVAAEDRLLDRSRTASPRLASQPVVASGSGLSQDQLAAVADIATSGRQLDLLIGPAGAGKTTTLAALRQTWEHTRGAGAVIGLAPSAAAAQVLADDLGIATENTAKWTHEHLHGRRRFRPGQLVIVDEASLASTRTLDLITGHAEQQRAKVLLVGDPHQLGGVGAGGALGLLARDRPDHPRLTQIHRFHHHWERHATQRLRDGDPAVIDTYREHGRIHDGATDDMIEQAYLAWRNDLADGHTSVLIAADNDQVTTLNRRARLDRQANGDVSAQHGVPLRDGATASAGEWILTRRNRRTLQSSDGKWVRNGDRWTVTATHTDGSLTAHRPGQPAATVRIPADYAARHVDLGYAITVHRTQGSTVDTAHTIATPAMTREQLYVALTRGRTANHVYTATDQPTAEPHLGPAATPGDAVLARILSRHGAARSAHEAIADEQARWNTAAQLTAEHEAIGATRSQQSDATTRALRQRYRLLEQHADKALRSAIEQRQPWIRHLTPPPPDPERRRTWWTHARAVATYRDRHRITDHTPLGQDPGNKSHPDRREAVRALRVLQRRDAGPGQRPPTPTQIARTPSGPTM, from the coding sequence ATGTCAGCCGGGGACGGCTACCGCTACCTGACCGCCTCCGTCGCCGTCGCCGACGGGCCGCGCGACCGGTCGCTGCCGCTGGCCGAGTACTACGCCCAGACCGGCACCCCACCAGGCCGGTGGCTCGGCGCCGGACTGGCCGCCCTCGGCCTGGAGCCGGGCGACGAGGTCACCGAGGACCAGATGGCCCGGCTGCTCGGCGCCGGCCGTGACCCGGTCACCGGCGACGCCCTCGGCCAGGCGTTCCCCCAGTACAAGAGTCCCGCGGAGCGGGTCGGCGCCAGGGTCGCCTCGCTGGACGGTGGGCTCGGCACGGAGCAGCGGGCCTCGGCCGTGCAGCGCATCGAACAAGAGGAGGCGTCCCGGCCGACCAGGCGGGCGGTGGCCGGGTTCGACCTGACCTTCTCCGCCCCCAAGTCGGTGTCGGTGTGGTGGGCCCTCGCACCTCCCGAGGTCCGGGAGCGGATCGTGGCCGCCCATCACGCCGCCATCGGCGACGTCGTGGAGTTGATGGAGCGCGAGGTCGCCGCGACCCGCGCCGGCAGGGCCGGCGTGGTCCAGCTCGACGTCGACGGCCTGATCGCGACCGCCTTCGACCACTACGACTCCCGCACCGGCGACCCGCAGCTCCACACCCATGTCGTCATCGCCAACAAGGTCTGCACGACCTCCGACGGCAAGTGGCGAAGCCTCGACAGCCGCCCCGTGCACCACGCCCTGGTCGCGCTGTCCGAGCGCTACAACGCCGCGCTTGCCGACCGGCTCAGCGCCGACCTCGGCGTGCAATGGGAAGGGCGCACCCGCGGCGCCGACCGCAACCCCGCGTGGGAGATCGCCGGTGTCCCCGACGAGCTGGTCAAGACCTTCTCCTCCCGCAGCCGCTCCATCGACACCGCGACCGACCGGCTTGTCGCCGACTTCCGCGCGACGCACGGCGTTGGCCCAACGCCAGCGACCGTCATCAAGCTTCGGCAGCAGGCCACCTTGGCAACTCGGCCCGGCAAGACCCAGCACTCCCTGGCCGAGCTGACCAGCCGGTGGGCCGACCGGGCTCGGTCGCTGCTCGGGTTCGACCCAGCCTGGCTCTGCCCTCCCACAGGGTCCCCGGAAGTCATCGAGGAGCTGCCAGCCGAGGCAGTCGAGGGCTACGCCCTGGTCGTGCTCGATCACGTGTCGGAGAAGCGATCGACCTGGACCCGGTGGAACCTGCACGCCGAAGCCACCCGCCAGACCATGCACCTGCGCTTCGCAACCCCCCACGCACGCAACCACGCGATCGAGCAACTTGTCGAGGCCGCAGAGCGGGCGTCGCTGCGGGTCACCCCACCCGAAACCGCGGTGCCAGCCGAGCTGCAACGCCCGGATGGCACCGGCCGCCTCCGCCCGAAGCACGCCACCCGCTACACCTCCCACGCCCTCGTGGCGGCCGAAGACCGGCTGCTCGACCGCAGCCGCACCGCGTCACCACGACTCGCCAGCCAGCCGGTCGTCGCATCCGGGTCGGGGCTGTCCCAGGACCAGCTCGCCGCTGTTGCGGACATCGCCACGTCGGGCCGTCAGCTCGATCTGCTCATCGGCCCCGCCGGGGCCGGCAAGACCACCACCCTCGCCGCCCTCCGTCAGACCTGGGAACACACCCGCGGGGCCGGGGCGGTCATCGGGCTCGCCCCGAGCGCGGCTGCCGCGCAGGTCCTGGCCGATGATCTTGGCATCGCCACGGAGAACACGGCCAAGTGGACCCACGAGCACCTCCACGGCCGCCGGCGGTTCCGGCCCGGCCAGCTCGTCATCGTCGACGAGGCGTCGCTGGCCTCCACCCGCACCCTGGACCTCATCACCGGCCACGCCGAACAGCAGCGAGCGAAGGTGCTGCTGGTGGGCGACCCCCACCAGCTCGGCGGGGTTGGTGCCGGCGGCGCCCTCGGCCTGCTCGCCCGGGACCGACCAGACCATCCCCGCCTCACCCAGATCCACCGGTTCCATCACCACTGGGAACGCCACGCCACCCAACGCCTCCGCGACGGCGACCCCGCGGTCATCGACACCTATCGCGAGCACGGCCGCATCCATGACGGTGCCACAGACGACATGATCGAACAGGCATACCTGGCCTGGCGCAACGACCTGGCCGACGGCCACACCTCGGTGCTCATCGCCGCCGACAACGACCAGGTCACCACGCTCAACCGGCGCGCTCGCCTGGACCGCCAGGCCAACGGCGACGTATCGGCTCAGCACGGGGTGCCGCTGCGGGACGGAGCCACGGCCAGCGCTGGCGAGTGGATCCTCACCCGCCGCAACCGCCGCACCCTTCAATCCAGCGACGGCAAATGGGTACGCAACGGCGACCGCTGGACCGTCACCGCCACCCATACCGACGGCAGCCTCACCGCCCACCGCCCCGGCCAGCCTGCCGCCACCGTCCGGATTCCCGCGGACTACGCCGCGCGGCATGTCGACCTCGGCTACGCCATCACCGTCCACCGAACCCAAGGCTCAACGGTCGACACCGCCCACACCATCGCCACGCCCGCGATGACCCGCGAGCAGCTCTACGTCGCCCTCACCCGCGGGCGCACCGCCAACCACGTCTACACCGCGACAGACCAGCCAACCGCTGAACCCCATCTGGGCCCCGCCGCCACCCCTGGCGACGCCGTCCTCGCCCGGATACTCAGCCGCCACGGCGCGGCCCGCTCCGCTCACGAGGCCATCGCCGACGAACAGGCCCGCTGGAACACCGCGGCCCAACTCACTGCCGAACACGAGGCCATCGGCGCCACCCGATCCCAGCAATCCGACGCGACGACCCGTGCGCTCCGACAGCGTTACCGCCTCCTCGAACAGCATGCCGACAAGGCGCTCCGGTCCGCCATCGAACAACGACAACCCTGGATCCGCCACCTCACCCCACCACCGCCAGACCCCGAGCGGCGGCGCACCTGGTGGACCCACGCACGAGCCGTCGCGACCTACCGTGACCGCCACCGCATCACCGACCACACGCCACTGGGTCAGGACCCGGGCAACAAATCCCACCCTGACCGCCGAGAAGCAGTTCGAGCCCTTCGTGTCCTCCAACGCCGGGACGCGGGACCCGGCCAACGTCCGCCGACCCCCACCCAGATCGCACGCACTCCATCAGGCCCGACCATGTGA
- a CDS encoding tyrosine-type recombinase/integrase, whose translation MGRPRTPIGTFGELEFTTLENGKVQARTRYRDWDGRLRRVQATARTQRAAEFALKAKLAERSLVQPTFTELTPDSRFVDLVEYWLHDLELEGHLASSTRNTYERNMRTLVLPAFEELTLREIGVARCDSFIKHLGKQSYNRARQARVVLRLAFSLAVRHEILPRNPMDHVSRLRRPPSTPTALTSVEVNAVRAAIRYWERGQSASGPKPDGQLGLLVEVMLGTSARIGETLAIRRRDVDVTSSPPTIRLAGTVVGGRNSPFVRQDRPKTNRSVRTVALPSFCAAAVRRRLVALEDRSLDSLLFCNRDGGPLSPHNVRRQLRSAMDLAGIEGVTPHMIRRTVATAVNEQATVDLAAELLGHTDPRITIRHYIKRNEMVNPATADLLDNVFGPRDSDD comes from the coding sequence GTGGGTAGGCCCCGGACCCCGATCGGGACGTTCGGCGAGCTGGAGTTCACCACGCTCGAGAACGGCAAGGTCCAGGCGAGGACTCGCTACCGCGACTGGGACGGCAGGCTCCGCCGGGTCCAGGCCACCGCAAGGACCCAGCGGGCGGCGGAGTTTGCGCTGAAGGCCAAGCTGGCCGAGCGGTCGCTGGTCCAGCCCACCTTCACCGAGCTGACCCCCGACAGCCGGTTCGTTGACCTGGTCGAGTACTGGTTGCACGACCTGGAGCTGGAGGGGCACCTGGCCTCCAGCACCCGCAACACCTACGAGCGCAACATGCGCACGCTGGTGCTCCCGGCGTTCGAGGAGCTGACGCTGCGGGAGATCGGTGTGGCCCGCTGCGACTCCTTCATCAAGCACTTGGGCAAGCAGAGCTACAACCGCGCGAGGCAGGCTCGTGTGGTGCTGCGGTTGGCGTTCTCCTTGGCCGTGCGCCACGAGATCCTCCCGCGCAACCCCATGGATCATGTGTCCCGGCTGCGCCGGCCACCGTCCACGCCGACCGCGCTGACGTCGGTCGAGGTCAACGCCGTGCGGGCGGCGATCCGCTACTGGGAGCGCGGCCAGTCCGCGTCGGGACCCAAGCCCGACGGGCAGCTCGGCCTGCTGGTGGAGGTCATGCTGGGCACTTCCGCGCGGATCGGCGAGACGTTGGCGATTCGGCGTCGGGACGTCGACGTGACGTCGTCGCCGCCGACGATCCGGCTGGCGGGGACGGTGGTGGGTGGGCGCAACAGCCCGTTCGTGCGGCAGGACCGCCCCAAGACAAACCGGTCGGTGCGGACGGTGGCGCTGCCGTCGTTCTGTGCGGCGGCGGTTCGCCGGCGGCTGGTGGCGCTGGAGGACCGGTCGCTTGACTCGCTGCTGTTCTGCAACCGCGACGGCGGCCCCTTGTCACCCCACAACGTCCGACGGCAGCTCCGCTCGGCGATGGACTTGGCCGGCATCGAGGGCGTGACCCCGCACATGATCCGCCGCACCGTGGCCACCGCGGTCAACGAGCAGGCCACCGTCGACCTGGCCGCCGAGCTGCTGGGCCACACCGACCCCAGGATCACCATCCGCCACTACATCAAGCGCAACGAGATGGTGAACCCCGCCACCGCGGACCTGCTCGACAACGTCTTCGGCCCGCGCGACTCCGACGACTGA
- a CDS encoding helix-turn-helix transcriptional regulator → MDTDQIAQLGLEQLLTVEDLAAYLDVPRQTIYDWRVHGRGPRARRIGKRLRFTAVDVKEWVDAQAEPPGTAGPPGSGR, encoded by the coding sequence ATGGACACCGATCAGATCGCCCAGCTCGGGCTGGAACAGCTGCTGACTGTCGAGGACCTGGCCGCCTACCTCGACGTCCCCCGGCAGACCATCTACGACTGGCGGGTGCACGGCCGGGGGCCGAGGGCGCGTCGCATCGGCAAGCGCCTGCGGTTCACCGCCGTCGACGTGAAGGAGTGGGTGGACGCGCAGGCGGAGCCGCCCGGTACAGCCGGCCCGCCGGGCTCGGGGCGGTGA